One window from the genome of Mangifera indica cultivar Alphonso unplaced genomic scaffold, CATAS_Mindica_2.1 Un_0021, whole genome shotgun sequence encodes:
- the LOC123206000 gene encoding protein trichome birefringence-like 36, whose amino-acid sequence MAEPNANPKRHFRFTIFMFATFLCFFRGKSSQFGLYNSGLQLNEDDNEANMAHTRPQNSRSCDYTAGKWVYDPSYPLYDTTCPYLSRGVNCQKNGRPDSEYQKWKWKPHSCSIPRFDALKFLAKVRRKRVMLVGDSIMRNQWESLVCLVQGVVPTGRKKVTYNGISMAFHALDFDTSIEFCWAPLLVELKKGPENKRILHLDLIEENARYWRGVDILVFDSAHWWTHPVKKSWDFYMEGHSLFRNINNMVAYQKGLTTWAKWVDLNLDPRQTRVIFRSISPQHNRENGWKCYNQKTPLPYISHQYVPETLLVLKEVLRRMRFPVYLQDITTISAFRRDGHPSVYRRVMNQERQQHPTDFSSDCSHWCLPGVPDIWNEMLSAMLKNTLLVE is encoded by the exons ATGGCTGAACCAAATGCAAATCCAAAGCGTCACTTTCGTTTCACCATCTTCATGTTTGCTACTTTTCTATGCTTCTTTCGTGGCAAGTCATCTCAGTTTGGCCTGTACAACAGTGGGCTGCAGCTTAACGAAGACGATAATGAAGCGAACATGGCTCATACCAGGCCTCAAAATTCCAGGAGTTGTGACTATACGGCTGGTAAATGGGTTTATGATCCTTCTTATCCTCTTTATGACACCACTTGCCCTTATCTTAGTCGTGGAGTCAACTGCCAGAAAAATGGACGTCCGGATTCTGAATATCAGAAGTGGAAGTGGAAGCCGCATTCTTGTTCAATTCCAAG GTTTGATGCACTGAAATTTCTGGCAAAGGTGAGAAGGAAAAGGGTAATGCTTGTGGGGGACTCTATAATGAGGAACCAGTGGGAATCTCTAGTCTGCTTAGTGCAGGGAGTTGTTCCAACCGGGCGAAAGAAGGTGACATATAATGGGATTTCCATGGCCTTTCATGCTTTG GATTTTGATACCTCGATTGAGTTTTGTTGGGCGCCACTTCTAGTGGAATTGAAGAAAGGACCTGAAAACAAGAGAATCCTTCATTTGGATTTGATTGAAGAGAATGCAAGATACTGGAGAGGGGTCGACATTCTTGTGTTTGATTCGGCTCACTGGTGGACTCACCCTGTCAAGAAGTC GTGGGACTTCTACATGGAGGGACATTCTTtgtttagaaatataaataacatggTTGCTTATCAAAAGGGACTCACTACATGGGCAAAATGGGTTGATCTGAATCTAGATCCTCGGCAAACCAGAGTTATTTTTCGAAGCATCTCACCCCAGCATAACAG GGAAAATGGTTGGAAATGTTACAATCAGAAGACACCTTTGCCTTATATCAGTCATCAATATGTTCCCGAGACACTACTAGTACTTAAAGAGGTGCTGAGAAGAATGAGATTTCCTGTGTATTTGCAAGATATTACGACAATTTCAGCTTTCCGTAGAGATGGGCACCCGTCTGTGTACCGTAGGGTGATGAATCAAGAAAGGCAGCAGCACCCCACAGACTTCTCGTCCGACTGCAGCCACTGGTGCCTTCCTGGAGTGCCGGATATCTGGAATGAGATGCTAAGTGCAATGCTGAAAAATACCCTCTTGGTAGAATAA